One Herbaspirillum rubrisubalbicans genomic window carries:
- a CDS encoding efflux transporter outer membrane subunit — protein sequence MSAMPSIFTPRPLALAVALLLSGCALGPSGEAPAMPQPAHYAVESTPATLGPQEARQKFVLGQRAVPQWWQAYGSPQLSAWVDEALRNNHSLAQAERNLAGAQLQLRAQVGESLWPTIDAVGQTQRQRALGLPNIGPSTNVYNVFSGQIRASYTFDLFGVQRFANSALAAQVDAQSYQFDAARRTVAANVVISAINAASLRAQVAQTERLVALADADVEEMQRRLALGAVSTDELLSARASAQSLRASLPGLKAQWQGARHALAVLMGRTPDAAPPDLDIAALTLPAEVPLTVPSDLLRQRPDILAADAALKVAAAQQAEAMAEMFPSLSINASFGQSGFSWAKATSGVGAVWGLGASLTQPLFHGGALRAKRDAAKEAYLAAQSHYRQTVLNAFQNVADSLVALTQDADALQASAAARTASEQSWRNAQRRAQLGAYPASATRAGERQYLNARLGEIRATASRMSDTATLFQAMGVGLEAQAQQSAVQP from the coding sequence ATGAGCGCCATGCCATCGATCTTCACCCCCCGCCCGCTGGCGCTGGCTGTGGCCTTGCTGCTGTCGGGCTGCGCGCTGGGCCCCAGCGGCGAGGCACCGGCCATGCCGCAGCCGGCCCATTATGCCGTTGAGAGTACGCCCGCCACCCTCGGGCCACAGGAGGCGCGCCAGAAGTTCGTGCTGGGCCAGCGTGCCGTGCCGCAGTGGTGGCAGGCCTATGGCTCGCCGCAATTGTCGGCATGGGTGGACGAAGCCTTGCGCAACAATCACTCACTGGCCCAAGCCGAGCGCAACCTGGCCGGCGCGCAGCTGCAATTGCGCGCACAGGTCGGTGAATCGCTGTGGCCCACCATCGATGCCGTCGGCCAGACCCAGCGCCAGCGCGCCCTGGGCTTGCCCAACATCGGCCCGTCCACTAATGTCTATAACGTCTTTTCCGGGCAAATCCGCGCCAGCTATACCTTCGACCTGTTCGGCGTGCAGCGCTTCGCCAACTCGGCGTTGGCCGCCCAGGTCGATGCCCAGTCCTACCAGTTCGATGCCGCCCGTCGCACGGTGGCGGCCAATGTGGTCATCAGCGCCATCAACGCCGCCTCGCTGCGCGCCCAGGTCGCGCAGACCGAGCGCCTGGTGGCGCTGGCTGATGCCGATGTGGAGGAGATGCAGCGCCGGCTGGCGCTGGGGGCGGTGTCCACCGACGAGCTCCTGTCCGCACGCGCCTCCGCACAATCATTGCGCGCCAGCCTGCCTGGCCTGAAGGCGCAATGGCAGGGAGCACGTCATGCACTGGCCGTGTTGATGGGACGCACGCCCGATGCCGCGCCGCCAGACCTGGACATCGCCGCATTGACATTGCCCGCAGAAGTGCCATTGACCGTACCTTCGGACCTGCTGCGCCAGCGCCCCGACATCCTGGCCGCCGATGCGGCGTTGAAGGTGGCTGCGGCCCAGCAGGCGGAGGCCATGGCCGAGATGTTTCCCAGCCTGTCCATCAATGCTTCGTTCGGCCAGTCCGGTTTTTCCTGGGCCAAGGCGACCAGTGGCGTCGGGGCGGTGTGGGGGCTGGGTGCTTCGCTGACCCAGCCGTTATTCCATGGCGGCGCCCTGCGCGCCAAGCGGGATGCAGCCAAGGAAGCCTATCTGGCTGCCCAATCCCATTATCGCCAAACCGTGTTGAATGCTTTCCAGAACGTGGCCGATAGCCTGGTTGCGCTGACCCAGGATGCCGATGCCTTGCAGGCATCGGCGGCGGCGCGTACTGCCTCCGAGCAGAGCTGGCGCAATGCGCAACGGCGCGCCCAGCTTGGCGCCTATCCGGCCAGTGCCACACGTGCTGGCGAACGCCAGTATCTCAATGCCCGGCTGGGTGAGATTCGCGCCACCGCCAGCCGCATGAGTGATACGGCGACCTTGTTCCAAGCCATGGGGGTGGGCCTGGAGGCACAGGCCCAGCAGAGCGCAGTCCAGCCCTGA
- a CDS encoding efflux RND transporter periplasmic adaptor subunit, whose translation MLTVSFALLLSACSKPAPVAEAPREVVVLQAQERGGSLPLQLPAEVQSRYVTSLSFRVAGQLVERRVHLGDVVRRGQVLARLDPADADQNAVSARAELASARQHLEAAEKQLQRDTEQAHEQLISTQQLEQSQDAHAAALSQFKAAQARAAVAGNQRDYTTLVAQHDGVISAEQANTGDVLSAGQPVYALAWSGAMDVVTDVADRQLASLQPGAAATVTLAALPGKHFQARVREISPAADPQSRTYRVKLTLEQPEPGVRLGMIGEVAITPHSDANAGQVMLLPATALFHQGGKPAVWIVGVEGKLELRPVIIAAYGERSIALSQGVTANDKVVVQGVHTLTVGEKVKPVAPLHAEDFAL comes from the coding sequence TTGCTGACCGTGTCCTTTGCGCTGTTGCTGTCGGCCTGCAGCAAGCCGGCCCCGGTGGCCGAGGCGCCGCGCGAAGTGGTGGTATTGCAGGCACAGGAGCGCGGCGGCAGCCTGCCGCTGCAGCTGCCGGCCGAGGTGCAGTCGCGCTATGTGACTTCGTTGTCCTTCCGCGTGGCCGGCCAGTTGGTGGAACGCCGCGTGCACCTGGGTGACGTGGTGCGCCGGGGCCAGGTGCTGGCCCGCCTGGATCCTGCCGACGCCGACCAGAACGCCGTCTCGGCGCGGGCCGAGCTGGCCTCCGCCCGCCAGCATCTGGAGGCGGCCGAAAAACAATTGCAACGCGACACCGAGCAAGCCCACGAACAACTGATCAGTACCCAGCAACTGGAACAAAGCCAGGACGCCCACGCCGCTGCCCTCTCGCAGTTCAAGGCAGCGCAGGCGCGCGCGGCCGTGGCTGGTAACCAGCGCGACTACACTACTCTGGTGGCGCAGCATGATGGCGTCATCAGCGCTGAACAGGCCAATACCGGCGACGTGCTCAGCGCCGGCCAGCCGGTCTATGCGCTGGCGTGGTCGGGGGCGATGGACGTGGTTACCGATGTGGCCGACCGTCAGTTGGCCAGCTTGCAGCCGGGCGCTGCCGCAACCGTCACGCTCGCCGCATTGCCGGGCAAGCATTTCCAGGCGCGGGTGCGCGAAATCAGTCCTGCCGCCGATCCGCAAAGTCGCACCTATCGCGTCAAGCTCACGCTGGAACAGCCCGAGCCCGGCGTGCGCCTGGGCATGATCGGCGAAGTGGCCATCACGCCGCATTCCGATGCCAATGCCGGCCAGGTGATGCTGCTGCCGGCCACTGCCTTGTTCCACCAAGGAGGGAAGCCAGCGGTATGGATCGTCGGTGTCGAAGGCAAGCTGGAACTGCGCCCGGTCATCATCGCCGCCTATGGCGAACGCAGTATTGCCCTCTCGCAAGGGGTGACGGCCAATGACAAGGTGGTGGTGCAAGGCGTGCATACCCTCACGGTGGGCGAGAAGGTCAAGCCGGTGGCGCCGCTGCACGCCGAGGACTTCGCCCTATGA
- a CDS encoding TetR/AcrR family transcriptional regulator has protein sequence MTRQRLSREQSREQTRERLLEAAHAVFMQQGYAQTSVEDISAAAGYSRGAFYSNFDDKTQLFFELLRREGETIDRGFERLLDGGLTAPGALRDALATQYSALYRDDQCSLLWMEARIVALRDEKFRAQLDDFLEGRYRQITRFVQAYCQVTGIAPTAPPREIAIGLMALCEGVSFSYRCVPHIVDGKTAESVLAWFLKAAVMVVAPENTPAQPSASKAARKPAARKKNAGA, from the coding sequence ATGACACGCCAACGACTCAGCCGCGAGCAAAGCCGTGAGCAGACCCGCGAAAGGCTGCTGGAGGCAGCGCACGCGGTCTTCATGCAACAGGGATACGCGCAGACCAGCGTGGAAGACATCAGCGCTGCTGCCGGTTACTCGCGCGGCGCCTTCTATTCCAACTTCGATGACAAGACGCAGCTCTTCTTCGAGCTGCTGCGCCGCGAGGGGGAAACTATCGACCGCGGTTTCGAGCGTCTGCTTGATGGCGGCCTGACCGCGCCGGGTGCGCTGCGCGACGCTCTAGCCACGCAATATTCGGCGCTGTATCGCGATGACCAGTGCAGCCTGCTGTGGATGGAAGCACGCATCGTGGCGCTGCGCGATGAAAAATTCCGTGCGCAGCTCGACGACTTCCTGGAAGGGCGCTACCGCCAGATCACCCGGTTCGTACAGGCCTATTGCCAGGTGACTGGCATCGCGCCCACTGCCCCGCCGCGCGAGATCGCCATCGGCCTCATGGCGCTATGCGAAGGGGTCAGTTTCTCCTACCGCTGCGTGCCCCATATCGTGGATGGCAAGACGGCCGAATCGGTGCTGGCCTGGTTCCTGAAGGCGGCTGTCATGGTGGTGGCGCCAGAGAATACGCCAGCGCAGCCATCGGCCAGCAAGGCGGCACGCAAACCCGCCGCCCGCAAAAAAAACGCTGGTGCCTAG
- a CDS encoding carbohydrate ABC transporter permease: MFPMPIEKWKPLNRVLYRASLPVALLIWLLPMLTALVTSMRSNDELMAGNYWGWPQDFAMLENYREALTGSPMLHYFWNSCLITIPSVVGAIALAAMAGFALSTYQFRGNTILFATFVACNFVPQQILMIPVRDLTLSLGLFNTITGMMLFHIAMQTGFCTLFLRNFIKQLPFEMIEAARIEGASEWTVFYRIVLPLIRPALAALAVLVFTFVWNDYFWALVLTQGDDVAPITVGVAALRGQWTTAWNLVSAGSILAALPSVILFFVMQKQFVAGLTFGASKG, translated from the coding sequence ATGTTTCCCATGCCGATAGAAAAATGGAAGCCGCTCAACCGCGTGCTGTATCGCGCCTCGCTGCCGGTGGCGCTGCTGATCTGGCTGTTGCCGATGCTGACCGCACTGGTGACCTCGATGCGCTCCAATGACGAACTGATGGCCGGCAACTACTGGGGCTGGCCGCAGGACTTCGCGATGCTGGAGAATTACCGCGAAGCCCTGACCGGCTCGCCCATGTTGCATTACTTCTGGAATAGCTGCCTCATCACCATTCCCTCGGTGGTGGGCGCCATCGCGTTGGCAGCCATGGCCGGCTTTGCACTATCGACCTACCAGTTCCGCGGCAATACGATCCTCTTCGCCACCTTCGTGGCCTGCAACTTCGTGCCGCAGCAGATCCTGATGATCCCGGTGCGCGACCTGACGCTGTCGCTGGGTCTGTTCAATACCATCACCGGCATGATGCTGTTCCACATCGCCATGCAGACCGGCTTCTGTACCCTGTTCCTGCGCAACTTCATCAAGCAGTTGCCGTTCGAAATGATCGAAGCAGCGCGCATCGAAGGCGCCAGCGAGTGGACCGTGTTCTACCGCATCGTGCTGCCGCTGATCCGCCCGGCGCTGGCAGCCCTGGCAGTGCTGGTGTTCACCTTCGTCTGGAACGATTATTTCTGGGCGCTGGTGCTGACCCAGGGCGATGACGTGGCCCCCATCACGGTAGGTGTAGCGGCTCTGCGCGGGCAGTGGACCACCGCCTGGAACCTGGTCTCGGCCGGTTCCATCCTGGCAGCGCTACCCTCGGTGATCCTGTTCTTCGTGATGCAGAAGCAGTTCGTGGCCGGGCTCACCTTCGGCGCCAGCAAGGGTTGA
- a CDS encoding alpha/beta fold hydrolase, with translation MTTSSASHTGPAPHDAAAVSPGCVPLFWPMMLATQVFRQGQEVVDKHLRFLEEEAKLHAIQHPRMATANHERLKLRTLTLREYGKPAAVPTLVVAPYAGHSSVIADYYHGQSLVETLMAHGVSHVCLTDWHSASEDMKDLEIDNYLADLCVVIQELGGRVNLVGLCQGGWISAMIAARFPPMVQRLVLAGSPIDAGAGDGPLKQMVERTPIRFYEDLVRTGGGLMRGSFMLQGWKNMHPDEHYFTEHLDLFQHIDDPVYLAKRETFSAWYETTVDLPGRWYLQAIRNIFKDNLLARGKYVALGKQLDLKDIHCPLYLLAGERDDITTAEQVMNAATLMGTPATHITQRVVPGGHIGLFMGSRTLAETWPQIAQWLMAPLTAGA, from the coding sequence GCCCTGGCTGCGTGCCCTTGTTCTGGCCGATGATGCTGGCCACCCAGGTATTTCGACAGGGGCAAGAGGTGGTGGACAAGCATCTACGATTTCTGGAAGAAGAAGCCAAGCTGCACGCCATCCAACATCCCCGGATGGCCACCGCCAACCACGAGCGCCTGAAGCTGCGCACGCTGACCCTGCGTGAATATGGCAAGCCCGCTGCCGTGCCCACTCTGGTGGTGGCGCCCTATGCCGGTCACTCTTCGGTGATTGCCGACTATTACCATGGCCAGAGCCTGGTCGAAACGCTCATGGCGCACGGCGTCTCGCATGTGTGTCTGACCGACTGGCACAGCGCCAGCGAAGACATGAAAGACCTGGAGATCGACAACTACCTGGCCGATCTGTGCGTGGTGATCCAGGAGCTGGGTGGTCGCGTCAACCTGGTCGGCCTGTGCCAGGGCGGCTGGATCTCGGCCATGATCGCGGCGCGCTTCCCGCCTATGGTGCAGCGCCTGGTGCTGGCCGGTTCTCCCATCGATGCCGGTGCCGGCGATGGTCCCTTGAAGCAGATGGTGGAGCGCACCCCGATCCGCTTCTACGAAGACCTGGTACGTACCGGCGGCGGACTCATGCGCGGCAGCTTCATGCTACAGGGCTGGAAGAACATGCATCCCGATGAGCACTACTTCACCGAGCACCTGGACCTGTTCCAGCACATCGACGATCCGGTCTACCTGGCCAAGCGCGAGACCTTCTCGGCCTGGTACGAAACCACGGTCGACCTGCCGGGGCGCTGGTATCTCCAGGCCATCCGCAACATCTTCAAGGACAACCTGCTGGCGCGCGGCAAGTATGTGGCGCTGGGCAAGCAGCTTGATCTCAAGGACATCCACTGCCCGCTGTATCTGCTGGCCGGCGAGCGCGACGACATCACCACTGCCGAACAGGTGATGAACGCCGCCACCCTGATGGGCACGCCCGCCACCCACATCACGCAACGCGTGGTGCCGGGCGGGCATATCGGTTTGTTCATGGGAAGCCGCACGCTGGCCGAGACCTGGCCGCAGATTGCGCAGTGGTTGATGGCACCCTTGACGGCGGGTGCCTAG
- a CDS encoding efflux RND transporter permease subunit, with protein sequence MSAPGRFNLSAWTLKHQALVTFILALVTLLGIGSYSRLSQSEDPPFTFKVMVIQTDWPGATARQVQEQITDRIARKLQETPDVDFLRSYSRPGQSQLFFTIKDTAPASQVPQTWYQVRKKVGDMAATLPQGVKGPYFNDEFGDVYTNIYALAGDGFTPAQLRDYADQLRAELLHVPGVAKIDYFGDRQEHIYIDIGNARMTRLGISPQQLADAIGGQNAVVPGGLITTGSDRVYVRPTGQFENLRALEEKIIHINNRNFRLGDIATIHRGYDEPQEQEMRANGQPVLGIGVTMQPGGDVIRLGKALDERTEQLRKRLPAGLTLTAVSSMPHAVEKSVDEFLEAVAEAVAIVLVVSLLSLGIRTGMVVVISIPIVLAVTALFMYLFDIGLHKVSLGTLVLALGLLVDDAIIAVEMMAVKLEQGWNRHRAAAFAYTSTAFPMLTGTLVTVAGFLPIALAKSGTGEYTRSIFEVSAIALLLSWLAAVVLIPLLGYHMLKEKPGALSDEQIAAQPHAGHDEEDHDHPIYQTRVYTLLRRAVAWCVAFRGRVVILTTVLFIGSLAAFALVPQQFFPSSDRPELLIDLRLPERASFEATQRETIRMEALLKGRPQIDHYVSFVGVGAPRFYLPLDQQLASANFAQFVVTAKSVEDREALARALEEPLRKQFSGARTRLTRLENGPPVGFPVQFRISGEQIPKVRAIAEQVAAELRKESRATNIQFDWDEPAQRSVSFEIDQKRAAELGLSSQQISNFLAMQLSGFTVTQYRERDKLISVDLRAPRSERVDPARLATLSMPTTHGPVPLATLGRFHDTLEYGVIWERDRQPTITVLADVRPGVQGIDVTNAVNQKLDALRSELPVGYRINVGGPVEENAKAQSSISAQMPLMVIAVLLLLMVQLQSFGRTLMVVMTAPLGLIGVVAALLLFGQPFGFVAMLGTIAMLGIIMRNSVILVDQIEQDIAAGRGRFDAIVGATVRRFRPITLTAAAAVLALIPLLRSNFFGPMATALMGGITIATILTLFYLPALYALCYRVKPDETHHRDAVAQGSH encoded by the coding sequence ATGAGCGCGCCCGGTCGCTTCAATCTTTCCGCCTGGACCCTGAAGCACCAGGCGCTGGTGACCTTCATCCTGGCGCTGGTGACCTTGCTGGGCATCGGATCGTATTCGCGTCTGTCGCAATCCGAAGATCCACCCTTCACCTTCAAGGTCATGGTGATCCAGACCGATTGGCCGGGCGCCACTGCGCGCCAGGTGCAGGAACAGATCACCGACCGCATCGCCCGCAAGCTGCAGGAAACCCCGGACGTCGATTTCCTGCGCAGCTATTCGCGCCCCGGCCAGTCGCAACTGTTCTTCACCATCAAGGACACGGCGCCAGCCTCGCAGGTGCCGCAGACTTGGTATCAGGTGCGCAAGAAGGTCGGCGACATGGCGGCCACCTTGCCGCAGGGCGTCAAGGGGCCTTATTTCAATGATGAATTCGGCGATGTCTACACCAACATCTACGCACTGGCCGGCGATGGCTTCACGCCCGCGCAACTGCGCGACTATGCCGACCAGTTGCGCGCCGAACTGCTGCACGTGCCGGGCGTGGCCAAGATCGATTACTTCGGCGATCGCCAGGAGCACATCTACATCGACATCGGCAATGCCCGCATGACGCGTCTGGGCATCAGTCCGCAGCAACTGGCCGATGCCATCGGCGGCCAGAATGCGGTGGTGCCGGGCGGGCTCATCACCACCGGCAGTGACCGCGTCTATGTGCGTCCCACCGGCCAGTTCGAGAACCTGCGTGCGCTGGAAGAGAAGATCATCCACATCAACAACCGCAATTTCCGCCTGGGCGATATCGCTACCATCCACCGTGGCTACGATGAGCCGCAGGAACAGGAAATGCGCGCCAACGGCCAGCCGGTGCTGGGCATCGGCGTGACCATGCAACCGGGGGGCGATGTGATCCGCCTGGGTAAGGCGCTGGATGAACGAACTGAACAATTGCGCAAGCGCCTGCCGGCAGGCCTCACGCTGACGGCGGTTTCCAGTATGCCGCACGCAGTGGAAAAATCAGTAGATGAATTTTTGGAAGCAGTGGCCGAGGCGGTGGCCATCGTGCTGGTGGTGAGCCTGCTGTCGCTGGGCATACGCACCGGCATGGTGGTGGTGATCTCGATTCCCATCGTACTGGCGGTTACTGCGCTGTTCATGTACCTGTTCGATATCGGTCTGCACAAGGTGTCGCTGGGCACCCTGGTGCTGGCGCTGGGCCTGCTGGTGGATGACGCCATCATCGCCGTGGAAATGATGGCGGTAAAGCTGGAACAAGGCTGGAACCGTCACCGCGCCGCCGCCTTCGCCTACACCAGCACCGCCTTCCCCATGCTGACCGGCACCCTGGTCACGGTGGCGGGCTTTCTGCCCATCGCCCTGGCCAAGTCCGGTACGGGCGAATACACGCGTTCCATCTTCGAGGTATCGGCCATTGCGCTGCTGCTGTCCTGGCTGGCGGCGGTGGTGCTGATTCCGCTGTTGGGCTATCACATGCTCAAGGAAAAACCGGGTGCATTGAGCGATGAACAGATCGCTGCCCAGCCCCATGCCGGCCATGATGAAGAAGACCACGATCACCCCATCTACCAGACCCGCGTCTACACCCTGCTGCGTCGTGCGGTGGCCTGGTGCGTGGCATTCCGGGGGCGGGTGGTGATCCTCACCACGGTGCTCTTCATCGGTTCGCTGGCCGCTTTCGCGCTGGTGCCGCAGCAATTCTTCCCCAGCTCGGACCGGCCCGAACTGCTGATCGACCTGCGCTTGCCCGAACGCGCCTCGTTTGAAGCCACCCAGCGCGAAACGATCCGCATGGAAGCGCTGTTGAAGGGCCGGCCCCAGATCGACCACTACGTCAGCTTCGTCGGCGTCGGCGCGCCGCGCTTCTACCTACCGCTGGATCAGCAACTGGCCAGCGCCAACTTTGCGCAATTCGTCGTCACTGCCAAATCAGTGGAAGACCGCGAAGCCCTGGCGCGCGCGCTGGAAGAGCCGCTGCGCAAGCAGTTCAGCGGTGCGCGCACACGCCTGACGCGTCTGGAGAATGGCCCGCCGGTGGGCTTCCCGGTGCAGTTTCGCATCAGTGGCGAGCAGATTCCCAAGGTGCGCGCCATTGCCGAACAGGTGGCCGCCGAACTGCGCAAGGAAAGTCGCGCCACCAACATCCAGTTCGACTGGGATGAGCCGGCGCAGCGTTCGGTCTCTTTCGAGATCGATCAGAAGCGGGCCGCTGAACTGGGGTTGAGCAGTCAGCAGATTTCCAACTTCCTGGCCATGCAATTGTCGGGCTTCACGGTCACCCAATATCGCGAACGCGACAAGCTCATCAGCGTCGACCTGCGTGCCCCGCGCAGTGAGCGCGTCGACCCTGCGCGCCTGGCCACCTTGTCCATGCCCACCACCCATGGCCCGGTGCCCCTGGCGACGCTGGGTCGGTTCCACGATACGCTGGAATATGGCGTCATCTGGGAGCGTGACCGCCAGCCCACCATTACTGTCCTGGCCGACGTGCGACCTGGGGTGCAGGGCATCGACGTGACCAATGCCGTCAATCAGAAACTCGATGCCTTGCGTAGCGAACTGCCGGTGGGCTATCGCATCAACGTGGGTGGACCGGTGGAAGAAAACGCCAAGGCGCAATCCTCGATCTCGGCCCAGATGCCGCTGATGGTCATTGCCGTGCTGCTGTTGCTGATGGTGCAGTTGCAAAGCTTCGGTCGCACCCTGATGGTGGTGATGACTGCGCCGCTGGGCTTGATCGGCGTGGTGGCGGCGCTGCTGCTGTTTGGCCAGCCGTTTGGTTTCGTGGCCATGCTGGGCACCATCGCCATGTTAGGCATCATCATGCGCAATTCGGTGATCCTGGTGGATCAGATCGAGCAGGACATCGCCGCCGGCCGCGGTCGCTTCGATGCCATCGTCGGCGCCACCGTGCGGCGTTTCCGGCCGATCACGCTGACCGCTGCGGCGGCCGTGCTGGCGCTCATTCCGCTATTGCGCAGCAACTTCTTCGGGCCGATGGCCACCGCCCTGATGGGCGGCATCACCATCGCCACCATCCTGACCCTGTTCTACCTGCCGGCGCTGTATGCGCTGTGCTATCGGGTCAAGCCGGATGAAACCCATCACCGTGACGCTGTTGCGCAAGGGAGCCACTGA